In a genomic window of Planctomycetota bacterium:
- a CDS encoding MFS transporter, with translation MEKQAVERSLDASIKDGTAFAVMAGLGDASYVAACALFLGASESAVALLVTIPVFLGACAQLLAPVLIERTGRRKRIFVAGSSLQAVAWVPMLLAPLVGRPYGFWLLLGGFVLSFASLHVGVPAWTSVMGDLVPPAARGRFFGRRSALALTMQLAAMIVAGIGLAVYERARHEALGFAVVFGGALAARILSVYYLTRMAEPALAHRPEDRFTFWQFLRRLPKSNFARFALFVACLNFSAHFAGCLFVPYWRRTLGYDYVEYMVAVSSVIFVQIPALPLWGRASDRFGNKRVLVATSVGIAVLPLLWLISGHVAWAVFLQMWSGFCWSGFNQSVSNFLLDAVTPGKRARCTAYLNLLLNLGVLLGGLAGSSAITWVPVDLTLFSMDVPFKTILLLSFLLRVLTLVVFLPRFREVRDVPRVGVVEMLFHATRETTEAAVNLLAGRLVRGGGRSAGKRRGR, from the coding sequence GTGGAAAAACAGGCCGTCGAGCGCAGCCTCGACGCTTCGATAAAGGACGGCACGGCGTTCGCCGTCATGGCGGGACTGGGAGACGCCTCCTACGTGGCGGCCTGCGCGCTCTTTCTGGGCGCGTCGGAATCGGCGGTGGCGCTCCTCGTCACCATTCCCGTCTTTCTCGGGGCCTGCGCGCAGCTTCTCGCCCCGGTCCTCATCGAACGCACGGGGCGGCGCAAACGGATCTTCGTCGCAGGCTCCTCTCTTCAGGCCGTGGCCTGGGTGCCGATGCTTCTGGCGCCGCTGGTCGGACGGCCGTACGGATTCTGGCTGCTCCTGGGCGGCTTCGTGCTGTCGTTCGCCTCCCTCCACGTCGGCGTTCCGGCCTGGACGAGCGTCATGGGGGACCTCGTTCCTCCCGCGGCGCGCGGGCGTTTCTTCGGGCGCCGCAGCGCCCTGGCCCTCACCATGCAGCTGGCGGCGATGATCGTCGCGGGGATCGGGCTGGCCGTCTATGAGCGGGCCCGGCATGAGGCCCTGGGATTCGCCGTGGTCTTCGGCGGGGCGCTGGCGGCGCGGATCCTCTCGGTCTACTACCTCACCCGCATGGCCGAGCCGGCCCTGGCCCACCGGCCGGAAGACCGGTTCACCTTCTGGCAGTTCCTCCGGCGGCTTCCGAAATCCAACTTCGCCCGCTTCGCCCTCTTCGTCGCGTGCCTCAACTTCAGCGCCCACTTCGCGGGCTGCCTCTTCGTTCCCTACTGGCGCCGGACGCTGGGATACGACTACGTCGAATACATGGTCGCCGTCTCTTCCGTCATCTTCGTCCAGATTCCGGCCCTGCCCCTCTGGGGCCGTGCGTCCGACCGCTTCGGGAACAAGCGGGTCCTCGTGGCCACGTCGGTCGGGATCGCGGTTCTCCCGCTTCTCTGGCTGATTTCCGGGCACGTGGCCTGGGCGGTCTTCCTGCAGATGTGGTCGGGTTTCTGCTGGTCGGGATTCAACCAGAGCGTCTCGAACTTCCTCCTGGACGCCGTCACGCCCGGCAAGCGGGCGCGCTGCACCGCCTACCTCAACCTCCTGCTCAACCTGGGGGTTCTCCTCGGAGGGCTCGCGGGCTCGAGCGCGATCACCTGGGTCCCCGTGGATCTGACGCTTTTTTCCATGGACGTGCCGTTCAAGACGATTCTTCTGCTCTCCTTCCTCCTGCGCGTCCTCACCCTGGTGGTCTTTCTGCCGCGGTTCCGTGAGGTGCGGGACGTTCCCCGGGTGGGCGTGGTCGAGATGCTCTTTCACGCCACGCGGGAGACGACCGAGGCCGCGGTCAACCTTCTGGCCGGGCGGCTGGTGCGGGGAGGCGGCCGGTCGGCCGGAAAGAGGAGAGGTCGGTAG
- a CDS encoding 3'-5' exonuclease has protein sequence MLDPRTAPFVVIDVETTGLEPSRDRICEVGALRLVGGREEARFHSLVHPGCPMPEGARRTHGITDEMLRDAPPFERIAADLRRFLSGSILVAQNAEFDMGFLNAEFQRAGMAKLALPAVDTILLARRVKPGLPSYNLDTLAYHFKVRFTSRHRSIGDCEATGAIFWQCLEALRPRTLEDLLKKGMVRA, from the coding sequence GTGCTGGACCCGCGCACGGCGCCGTTCGTCGTCATCGACGTCGAAACCACGGGGCTCGAGCCCTCCCGCGATCGGATCTGCGAAGTGGGAGCGCTGAGGCTCGTGGGCGGCCGCGAGGAAGCGCGCTTTCATTCCCTCGTTCACCCCGGCTGCCCGATGCCCGAGGGGGCGCGCCGGACGCACGGCATTACCGACGAGATGCTCCGGGACGCGCCGCCCTTCGAGCGGATCGCGGCGGATCTCCGCCGGTTCCTGTCGGGCAGCATCCTCGTGGCCCAGAACGCGGAATTCGACATGGGCTTCCTGAACGCCGAATTCCAGAGGGCCGGGATGGCCAAGCTGGCGCTGCCGGCGGTGGACACGATCCTGCTGGCGCGGCGGGTCAAGCCGGGGCTTCCCTCCTACAACCTGGACACCCTGGCGTATCACTTCAAGGTGCGCTTCACGAGCCGGCACCGGTCGATCGGAGACTGCGAGGCCACGGGGGCCATCTTCTGGCAGTGCCTGGAGGCGCTGCGGCCCCGAACGCTGGAGGATCTCCTCAAGAAAGGCATGGTTCGAGCGTAA
- a CDS encoding tetratricopeptide repeat protein — protein sequence MTTTRIGRMGHEGRIRDLRAMVDRDPLNVNRRFMLAAALEAAGKMEEAVRELATAVEKGRRNLGVAHCNYAAALMKAGRPEEALRHFDEAIEVDPGNASFYLSNKAHALSQLGLEDKARAIYEQVLRSKDISKETQRIVVKKMSELGNKKK from the coding sequence ATGACGACGACACGGATCGGCCGGATGGGGCACGAGGGGCGCATCCGGGACCTGCGGGCGATGGTGGACCGCGATCCCCTGAACGTGAACCGGCGCTTCATGCTGGCGGCGGCGCTGGAAGCGGCGGGAAAGATGGAGGAGGCGGTCCGCGAGCTGGCCACGGCGGTCGAAAAGGGGCGCCGCAATCTGGGGGTGGCTCATTGCAACTACGCGGCGGCGCTGATGAAAGCCGGGCGCCCCGAGGAGGCGCTGCGCCACTTCGACGAGGCGATCGAGGTGGACCCCGGAAACGCGAGCTTTTACCTCTCCAACAAGGCGCACGCTCTCTCGCAGCTGGGCCTGGAAGACAAAGCCCGGGCGATTTACGAGCAGGTCCTCCGGAGCAAGGACATCTCCAAGGAGACCCAGCGGATCGTTGTCAAGAAGATGTCCGAGCTGGGCAACAAGAAGAAATAG
- a CDS encoding MBL fold metallo-hydrolase: protein MIHEPLVVGPLRCNCHLLADARTREAVVIDPGDEAPEILAAIRRLRLRVVALLHTHAHFDHIGATRELREATGAPVILHAGDRELYEALPEQVAAFGRMFGLPLGRAAEPAPVDRFVEDGDVVRFGREELRVLHTPGHTPGSVCYAGEGRVFTGDTLFRRSIGRTDLPGGDFEREARSILERLYTLDPGTVVYPGHGPETRIGEERAENPFVRE from the coding sequence ATGATCCACGAGCCGCTCGTCGTGGGCCCCCTGCGCTGCAACTGCCACCTGCTGGCGGACGCGCGCACGCGGGAGGCGGTGGTGATCGATCCGGGGGACGAAGCCCCGGAGATTCTGGCGGCGATCCGGAGGCTCAGGCTCCGGGTCGTGGCGCTTCTGCACACGCACGCGCACTTCGATCACATCGGGGCCACGCGGGAGCTTCGGGAGGCCACGGGGGCGCCGGTGATCCTTCACGCCGGCGACCGGGAGCTCTATGAGGCGCTTCCGGAGCAGGTGGCGGCCTTCGGCCGGATGTTCGGACTGCCCTTGGGGAGGGCGGCGGAGCCGGCGCCGGTGGATCGGTTCGTCGAAGACGGCGACGTCGTGCGCTTCGGCCGGGAGGAGCTGCGGGTGCTTCACACGCCGGGGCACACGCCGGGGAGCGTCTGCTATGCGGGGGAGGGGCGGGTGTTCACGGGGGATACGCTTTTCCGCCGCAGCATCGGACGGACGGATCTGCCGGGAGGGGATTTCGAGCGGGAGGCGCGCTCCATCCTGGAGCGGCTGTATACGCTCGATCCCGGGACCGTCGTCTACCCGGGGCACGGGCCGGAGACGCGGATCGGCGAAGAGCGGGCGGAAAACCCCTTTGTCCGGGAATGA
- the thiC gene encoding phosphomethylpyrimidine synthase ThiC has protein sequence MGRDRRRAVSREGTVMPNVTQMHRARQGEVTPEMKRVAEREGLDPEFVRREVAEGRAILPANVEHLKHRLDPMGIGIAFRCKINANIGNSAVTSNLEGELRKLHVAVHYGADTVMDLSTGGNLDEIRRAIIEASTVPVGTVPIYQMAQHVREIADLTPQDMLDVIERQARQGVDYMTIHAGVLLEHLPLVKNRITKIVSRGGSLIAEWMVRHRRQNPLYTHFDEICEIFKRYDVSFSLGDGLRPGCLHDASDEAQFAELRTLGELTLRAWRHDVQVMIEGPGHVPLDQVPYQVIREIQECHGAPFYTLGPLVTDIAPGYDHITSAIGAAVIGQFGASMLCYVTPKEHLGLPKEEDVKQGVIAYKIAAHAADVARGRRGARDRDDELSRARFAFDWNRQFALSLDPDTARKYHDEDLPADFFKSAEFCSMCGPRFCSMKISGRLDAGEPAPAPKT, from the coding sequence GTGGGACGCGACCGCCGCCGGGCGGTCTCAAGGGAAGGAACGGTCATGCCGAACGTCACGCAGATGCACCGCGCCCGTCAGGGCGAGGTGACGCCGGAGATGAAGCGGGTCGCCGAGCGCGAGGGGCTGGACCCCGAGTTCGTGCGGCGCGAGGTCGCCGAGGGGCGCGCCATTCTCCCCGCCAACGTCGAGCACCTCAAGCATCGGCTCGACCCCATGGGAATCGGAATCGCCTTCCGGTGCAAGATCAACGCCAACATCGGCAACTCCGCCGTCACCTCGAACCTCGAAGGCGAGCTCCGCAAGCTCCACGTCGCCGTCCACTACGGCGCCGACACCGTCATGGATCTTTCGACGGGCGGGAACCTCGACGAGATCCGCCGCGCGATCATCGAGGCGTCCACGGTTCCGGTCGGGACGGTGCCCATTTACCAGATGGCCCAGCACGTCCGGGAGATCGCGGACCTGACGCCGCAGGACATGCTCGACGTCATCGAGCGGCAGGCGCGCCAGGGCGTGGACTACATGACCATCCACGCGGGGGTGCTTCTCGAGCACCTTCCGCTCGTCAAGAACCGGATCACGAAGATCGTCTCCCGGGGCGGATCGCTCATCGCCGAGTGGATGGTCCGCCATCGCCGTCAGAACCCGCTCTATACCCATTTCGACGAGATCTGCGAAATCTTCAAGCGGTACGACGTGTCCTTCTCGCTGGGGGACGGGCTCCGGCCCGGCTGCCTCCACGACGCCTCCGACGAGGCGCAGTTCGCGGAGCTCCGGACGCTGGGGGAGCTGACCCTGCGGGCCTGGCGGCACGACGTCCAGGTCATGATCGAGGGGCCGGGCCACGTGCCCCTCGACCAGGTGCCGTATCAGGTGATCCGCGAGATTCAGGAGTGCCACGGGGCGCCTTTCTACACGCTGGGTCCGCTCGTGACCGACATCGCTCCCGGCTACGATCACATCACGAGCGCGATCGGCGCGGCGGTGATCGGCCAGTTCGGGGCGTCGATGCTCTGCTACGTGACCCCCAAGGAGCACCTGGGGCTTCCGAAGGAGGAGGACGTCAAGCAGGGGGTGATCGCCTACAAGATCGCCGCCCACGCGGCCGACGTCGCCCGGGGCCGGCGGGGCGCCCGCGACCGGGATGACGAGCTTTCACGGGCGAGGTTCGCCTTCGACTGGAACCGCCAGTTCGCCCTCTCGCTCGATCCGGACACCGCCCGGAAGTATCACGACGAGGATCTTCCCGCCGACTTCTTCAAGAGCGCCGAGTTCTGTTCGATGTGCGGGCCGCGCTTCTGCTCGATGAAGATCTCCGGGCGCCTGGACGCCGGCGAACCCGCCCCCGCGCCGAAGACATGA
- a CDS encoding NifU family protein: MGDADRPPEMPAFSPVSDLYRRVDEVLDRIRPYVQMDGGHVELVNVNEEEGIVYIRFQGSCQGCPSSAMTLQMGIENEIRASLPEIKQVVAV, encoded by the coding sequence ATGGGCGACGCGGACCGGCCCCCGGAAATGCCGGCGTTTTCCCCGGTTTCGGACCTCTACCGGCGGGTGGACGAAGTGCTCGACCGCATCCGGCCGTACGTTCAGATGGACGGCGGCCACGTCGAGCTCGTCAACGTGAACGAGGAGGAGGGAATCGTCTACATCCGCTTTCAGGGGTCCTGCCAGGGGTGCCCTTCGAGCGCGATGACGCTCCAGATGGGGATCGAGAACGAGATCCGCGCGTCGCTGCCGGAGATCAAGCAGGTCGTCGCCGTCTGA